One Tolypothrix bouteillei VB521301 DNA window includes the following coding sequences:
- a CDS encoding MFS transporter: MNTRSPIGKLLPPALKSRNYQLFFTGQGISLIGSWMTQLATIWLVYDLTNSAFMLGVVGFTSQIPSFFLTPFGGVFVDRFSRHHTLIGTQVLAMIQSLALALLAFTGTIQIWHIIALSLFQGFINAFDAPARQAFVPELVERRDDLANAIAINSTMFNGARLIGPAIGGLLIARVGTAYCFLIDGLSYIAVIIALLAMKIKPLRMTATHGNPLVEIKEGFAYAFGFPPIRAILLISALVSFFGMQYTVLAPVFAEEILKGGAETLGFLMAGSGVGALSGGIYLATRKTVIGLGKLIVLGPTVLGIGLIAFAFSRILPISLLTMLFVGLGTIIQIASSNTVLQTIVRENMRGRVMSLYTMSFLGTIPFGNLVGGALARQIGAPTTLIIDGIVCILGSIYFAKQLPALRKLVHPIFIEKGIAVSAKQ; the protein is encoded by the coding sequence ATGAATACGCGATCGCCCATAGGCAAATTACTGCCACCTGCATTAAAGTCAAGAAACTACCAATTATTTTTTACCGGACAAGGCATTTCTTTAATTGGGTCTTGGATGACTCAACTAGCTACAATTTGGCTGGTTTACGATCTAACAAACTCCGCTTTTATGTTAGGTGTTGTCGGCTTTACCAGTCAAATTCCTAGCTTTTTTCTAACTCCTTTTGGTGGGGTATTTGTCGATCGCTTTTCCCGTCATCACACTCTCATCGGTACGCAAGTACTGGCAATGATACAGTCTTTGGCATTAGCGCTCTTAGCATTTACCGGTACTATCCAAATTTGGCACATTATTGCTCTAAGTTTGTTTCAAGGATTTATTAATGCCTTTGATGCACCAGCCAGACAAGCATTTGTACCGGAGTTAGTGGAACGTAGAGACGATTTAGCCAATGCTATTGCCATTAACTCAACCATGTTTAATGGAGCGAGGTTAATTGGTCCGGCGATTGGAGGATTGCTAATTGCCAGAGTTGGGACTGCTTACTGTTTTCTCATTGATGGGTTGAGTTATATTGCAGTCATTATAGCTTTACTGGCAATGAAAATTAAGCCTTTAAGGATGACGGCAACTCATGGCAATCCTTTAGTAGAAATCAAAGAAGGATTTGCTTATGCTTTTGGTTTTCCACCCATTCGAGCTATTTTACTAATATCAGCTTTAGTCAGCTTTTTTGGAATGCAATATACTGTTCTTGCCCCAGTGTTTGCAGAAGAAATTCTTAAAGGTGGTGCAGAAACTTTAGGTTTCTTAATGGCTGGTTCGGGAGTTGGAGCATTAAGTGGTGGTATTTATCTAGCAACGCGAAAAACCGTCATAGGGCTTGGAAAACTGATTGTTTTAGGTCCGACTGTTTTAGGGATTGGGTTAATTGCCTTTGCCTTCTCGCGCATACTTCCAATTTCGTTGCTAACAATGCTGTTCGTTGGTTTGGGGACAATTATTCAAATTGCCAGTAGCAACACAGTTCTACAGACTATTGTTCGGGAAAATATGCGCGGACGAGTCATGAGCTTATACACAATGTCATTTTTAGGCACAATCCCCTTTGGTAATTTAGTAGGAGGTGCATTAGCTCGTCAAATCGGTGCTCCTACAACTTTAATTATTGATGGTATAGTTTGTATCTTAGGTTCCATATATTTTGCCAA